Proteins encoded together in one Pleurocapsa sp. PCC 7319 window:
- a CDS encoding type II toxin-antitoxin system VapC family toxin: MSEIICVDANFIVFLVQASSETSPFIVLWDEWQERNYQIIAPTLFGYEVANVFHRMSVAGQILPEEAEQLLEEALNLGITLYGDRNLHERAMALAKSLNLRAAYDAHYLALSERFNAEFYTSDKRLFNSVKDTISWIHLVK, translated from the coding sequence ATGTCAGAAATTATTTGCGTCGATGCCAATTTTATAGTCTTTTTAGTTCAAGCTAGCTCTGAAACTTCACCATTTATCGTTTTGTGGGATGAGTGGCAAGAGCGAAATTACCAGATAATCGCTCCTACTTTGTTCGGCTATGAAGTTGCTAATGTCTTTCATCGCATGAGTGTGGCGGGACAAATCTTACCTGAAGAGGCAGAACAATTATTAGAAGAGGCTTTGAATTTGGGAATTACTCTGTATGGCGATCGCAATTTGCACGAGCGAGCTATGGCTCTGGCAAAGAGTCTCAATCTTCGTGCTGCTTACGATGCTCATTACCTCGCTCTGTCAGAGAGGTTTAATGCCGAATTTTATACTTCAGACAAAAGATTATTTAATAGCGTAAAAGATACAATTAGCTGGATTCATTTAGTTAAATAA